Proteins found in one Vagococcus carniphilus genomic segment:
- a CDS encoding glycoside hydrolase family 13 protein, with amino-acid sequence MERAALLHRPDSEYAYLFEKEVMHVRLRTKKDDVKEVKVIKGDPYLIHEDKWYEESEAMVIVASTEDYDYWQLAVTAEFRRIQYAFHVIGVDGEEVFYGDRGIFEMSNETIEKAENYFRMPFFQEIDRFKSPEWVKETVWYQIFPERFANGDKSNDPEGTLPWGSQLPGREDFFGGDLQGVIDHLDYLVDLGINGLYFCPIFKASSNHKYDTIDYFDVDPDFGDKALFKKLVEEAHKRGIKVMLDAVFNHMGYYSPQFQDVVKNEEKSKYKDWFHIHSFPVELGKNGNEEGAKTLSYDTFAFTPMMPKLNTANKEVQDYLLDIATYWIKEFNIDAWRLDVANEVDHHFWKRFYEETTALDEDFYILGEIWHSSQSWLNGDEFHAVMNYAFTETVTNFFVKEAISSTKMASGLYEQLMLYRDQTNQVMFNCLDSHDTARLLHMAGENKDVAKMTLAFTFMQHGSPCIYYGTEIGMTGANDPDCRRCMVWEKENQDLDFLEFTKQLVALRRAEQPILSYGTLTFETLNNEDSYVEFTRETTDGSLKGYFNKGTKNQVVSGDTNILLSQNIEKTEAGYLIKENGFIISK; translated from the coding sequence ATGGAAAGAGCAGCATTATTACATAGACCAGATAGCGAGTACGCATACCTTTTTGAAAAAGAGGTAATGCACGTTCGTTTAAGAACAAAAAAAGATGATGTAAAAGAAGTGAAAGTGATTAAGGGAGATCCATACTTAATCCATGAAGATAAATGGTACGAAGAATCAGAAGCTATGGTAATTGTTGCTTCAACTGAAGATTATGATTATTGGCAATTAGCAGTAACTGCTGAATTTAGACGTATTCAATATGCGTTTCATGTAATTGGTGTTGATGGAGAAGAAGTGTTTTACGGGGATCGTGGTATTTTTGAGATGTCTAATGAGACAATCGAAAAAGCTGAAAATTATTTCAGAATGCCTTTCTTCCAAGAAATTGATCGTTTCAAATCACCAGAATGGGTAAAAGAAACCGTTTGGTATCAAATTTTCCCAGAAAGATTTGCTAATGGAGATAAATCAAATGACCCAGAAGGAACTCTACCATGGGGTAGTCAATTACCAGGTCGTGAAGATTTCTTTGGTGGTGACTTACAAGGTGTGATTGATCACTTAGATTATTTAGTTGATTTAGGAATCAACGGTTTGTACTTCTGTCCGATTTTTAAGGCTTCTTCAAATCATAAATACGATACAATTGATTATTTTGATGTTGATCCTGATTTTGGTGATAAAGCTTTATTTAAAAAATTAGTAGAAGAAGCTCATAAACGTGGTATTAAAGTGATGCTTGATGCGGTGTTCAATCACATGGGTTACTACTCACCACAATTCCAAGATGTTGTCAAAAATGAAGAAAAATCAAAATATAAAGATTGGTTCCACATCCATAGCTTCCCAGTAGAGTTAGGGAAAAATGGAAATGAAGAAGGAGCTAAAACTCTGTCATACGATACATTTGCTTTTACACCAATGATGCCTAAATTAAATACAGCCAATAAAGAAGTTCAAGATTATTTATTAGATATTGCTACTTATTGGATTAAAGAATTTAACATTGATGCATGGCGTTTAGATGTGGCAAATGAAGTAGATCATCATTTCTGGAAACGATTCTATGAAGAAACAACTGCACTTGATGAAGATTTCTATATTTTAGGTGAAATTTGGCATTCTTCTCAAAGTTGGTTAAATGGAGATGAGTTCCATGCAGTTATGAACTACGCCTTTACAGAAACAGTTACTAACTTCTTTGTTAAAGAAGCTATTTCATCAACTAAAATGGCAAGTGGTTTGTACGAACAATTAATGTTATACCGTGATCAAACCAATCAAGTAATGTTTAACTGTTTAGACTCTCATGACACAGCTAGATTACTCCATATGGCAGGAGAAAACAAAGATGTTGCCAAGATGACATTAGCCTTCACATTCATGCAACACGGCTCACCATGTATCTACTACGGAACTGAAATTGGCATGACCGGAGCCAATGACCCTGATTGCCGTCGCTGCATGGTTTGGGAGAAAGAAAACCAAGATTTAGACTTCTTAGAATTCACTAAGCAACTGGTTGCGTTAAGACGTGCGGAACAACCTATTTTATCTTATGGAACTCTAACTTTTGAGACCTTAAACAATGAAGATAGTTATGTAGAATTTACAAGAGAAACAACCGATGGTAGCCTCAAAGGGTACTTTAACAAAGGGACTAAAAACCAAGTTGTCTCAGGTGATACAAACATTTTATTGAGTCAAAATATTGAAAAGACAGAAGCTGGCTATTTAATTAAAGAGAATGGTTTCATTATTTCTAAGTAG